A window of Malania oleifera isolate guangnan ecotype guangnan chromosome 5, ASM2987363v1, whole genome shotgun sequence contains these coding sequences:
- the LOC131156117 gene encoding pentatricopeptide repeat-containing protein At4g02750-like: protein MRRLRGALLLAPSRHICTLSTANLNDMINGYIRNGRLDVARELFDRNPASRDIISWNSMIAGYVKKDQIQHAQDLFDQMPIRDVVSWNTILSGLHKNPERVYQSFLQMLSVGVKPSQFTMSIAIAALSNTELTVLLPQLHVCIICLALNHNPHVGSALMKGYANVGDCIALRLVFDEILVKDIASWNALIMGYMELGCTGEAHRMFEEMPERDIVSWITLVKGYIANKNLNRARWVFNQMSKRNVVSWTVMISGYVHNGCSSLLVGKQVHSSILKSGMPLDVVSLTSLVDMYAKCGDIGAAFSIFESMPTKNLVSWNSIIGAYAKHGLGIRALEEFEKMTGCGVRPDHVTFVNVLSACARGGLVDKGERQFKFMETNYGIRARVEHYACMVDLYGKAGHLEKAEKLIKGMPCEPDVVVWGAMLGACVLYSNLELGKFAAEEICKLEEDHPVACSMLSKIHGEKGV from the exons ATGCGCAGGTTGCGCGGCGCCCTTCTTCTTGCTCCTTCCCGCCACATATGTACACTCTCTACTGCTAATTTAAATGATATGATCAACGGATATATTCGCAACGGTCGTCTAGACGTTGCCCGCGAATTGTTCGATCGGAACCCAGCCAGTCGAGATATCATTTCTTGGAATTCAATGATCGCCGGGTACGTTAAAAAAGACCAAATACAGCATGCCCAGGACCTGTTCGATCAAATGCCGATACGAGACGTCGTTTCGTGGAACACCATATTGTCCGGGTTGCACAAAAATCCAGAACGAGTCTATCAATCTTTCTTACAAATGTTATCAGTCGGTGTGAAGCCCAGCCAATTCACGATGTCAATAGCAATCGCTGCCCTTTCGAACACAGAGCTCACTGTTTTGCTCCCCCAACTTCACGTGTGCATAATTTGTTTAGCGCTTAATCATAATCCGCATGTTGGTTCAGCGTTGATGAAGGGTTATGCGAATGTGGGGGATTGTATTGCTTTGCGTTTAGTGTTTGATGAGATTTTGGTGAAAGATATAGCATCATGGAATGCATTAATTATGGGTTATATGGAGTTGGGGTGCACAGGTGAAGCTCACAGAATGTTTGAGGAAATGCCTGAGAGGGATATAGTATCTTGGATTACTTTAGTTAAGGGGTATATTGCTAATAAGAATCTCAATCGAGCTCGATGGGTTTTCAATCAAATGAGCAAAAGAAATGTAGTTTCCTGGACCGTTATGATCAGTGGGTATGTGCACAATG GATGCTCCTCTCTTCTAGTGGGAAAGCAAGTCCATTCAAGTATCTTAAAGTCTGGTATGCCTTTAGACGTCGTCTCCTTAACGTCCCTTGTTGACATGTATGCAAAATGTGGAGATATTGGAGCAGCATTTTCCATTTTTGAGTCCATGCCAACAAAGAACTTGGTGTCCTGGAATTCAATAATCGGAGCCTATGCGAAGCATGGGCTTGGAATAAGAGCATTGGAGGAATTTGAGAAAATGACGGGATGTGGTGTTAGGCCTGATCATGTTACATTTGTTAATGTGTTATCAGCATGTGCTCGTGGAGGACTGGTTGACAAAGGCGAAAGGCAGTTTAAGTTCATGGAGACGAACTATGGCATTCGGGCAAGGGTGGAGCATTATGCTTGCATGGTAGACCTGTATGGGAAAGCTGGGCATCTAGAGAAAGCAGAGAAATTGATCAAGGGAATGCCTTGTGAGCCTGATGTCGTAGTGTGGGGTGCGATGCTTGGAGCCTGTGTCTTGTATTCAAATTTGGAACTCGGGAAGTTTGCTGCAGAGGAAATTTGCAAGCTGGAAGAAGATCATCCTGTTGCTTGTTCAATGCTTTCTAAGATACATGGGGAAAAGGGGGTGTGA
- the LOC131154812 gene encoding probable pre-mRNA-splicing factor ATP-dependent RNA helicase DEAH2, with amino-acid sequence MGTERKRKLSLFDVVDETSVSAKIVKSNGGAVNNMINRWNGRPYSQRYYDILEKRKTLPVWHQKDEFLQALKANQSLILVGETGSGKTTQIPQFVLEAVDIDTPDKRKKMMIACTQPRRVAAMSVSRRVAEEMDVNIGEEVGYSIRFEDCTSARTVLKYLTDGMLLREAMTDPLLERYKVIVLDEAHERTLATDVLFGLLKEVLRNRPDLKVVVMSATLEAEKFQGYFSGAPLMKVPGRLHPVEIFYTQEPERDYLEAAIRTVVQIHMCETAGDILVFLTGEEEIEDACRKLTKEIGNMGDQVGPVKVVPLYSTLPPAMQQKIFEPAPPPLKEGGPAGRKIVVSTNIAETSLTIDGIVYVIDPGFAKQKVYNPRVRVESLLVSPISKASAHQRSGRAGRTQPGKCFRLYTEKSFHNDLQPQTYPEILRSNLANTVLTLKKLGIDDLVHFDFMDPPAPETLMRALEVLNYLGALDDDGNLTKLGEIMSEFPLDPQMAKMLVVSPEFNCSNEILSISAMLSVPNCFVRPREAQKAADEAKARFGHIDGDHLTLLNVYHAYKQNEDPSWCYENFVNHRALKAADNVRQQLVRIMARFNLKLCSTDFNSRDYYINIRKAMLAGYFMQVAHLERTGHYLTVKDNQVVHLHPSNCLDHKPEWVIYNEYVLTSRNFIRTVTDVRGEWLVDIAPHYYDLENFPQCEAKRVLDKLYKKRKGDREENWNKK; translated from the exons ATGGGGACGGAACGGAAGAGGAAGTTGAGTTTGTTTGATGTTGTAGACGAGACTTCTGTTTCTGCAAAAATCGTCAAATCCAACGGCGGAGCAGTCAACAATATGATCAATAGGTGGAACGGTCGGCCGTACTCGCAGAGATACTACGACATTCTAGAGAAGAGGAAGACTCTTCCGGTTTGGCACCAGAAAGATGAGTTTTTGCAGGCTTTGAAGGCCAATCAGTCCCTCATCTTGGTCGGCGAAACTGGTAGTGGTAAAACAACTCAG ATCCCTCAGTTTGTTTTGGAAGCTGTTGATATAGATACGCCAGACAAACGGAAGAAGATGATGATTGCCTGCACTCAGCCTCGTAGAGTGGCTGCAATGTCTGTATCACGTCGAGTTGCTGAAGAGATGGATGTAAATATCGGGGAAGAAGTTGGTTATAGCATACGTTTTGAAGACTGCACTAGTGCAAGAACAGTTTTGAA ATATTTAACAGATGGTATGCTTCTTAGAGAAGCCATGACAGACCCACTTTTAGAACGGTACAAAGTTATAGTTTTGGACGAGGCTCATGAAAGAACTTTGGCAACCGATGTCCTATTTGGGCTTCTAAAGGAAGTGCTGAGGAATAGACCTGACCTGAAGGTTGTTGTAATGAGTGCTACTCTTGAGGCTGAGAAGTTTCAGGGTTACTTTAGTGGTGCACCTCTCATGAAAGTTCCTGGAAGGCTTCATCCTGTTGAGATTTTTTATACCCAGGAACCGGAAAGGGATTATTTGGAGGCAGCTATTCGAACAGTTGTGCAGATACACATGTGTGAGACAGCAGGTGATATACTGGTTTTCCTTACTGGAGAGGAGGAGATTGAAGATGCGTGTCGCAAATTAACAAAGGAAATTGGAAACATGGGTGACCAGGTGGGGCCTGTAAAAGTAGTGCCTCTGTATTCTACACTTCCTCCGGCTATGCAACAGAAAATATTTGAACCTGCTCCACCTCCATTAAAAGAGGGAGGCCCTGCTGGGAGGAAAATTGTTGTGTCAACAAATATTGCTGAAACTTCCTTGACCATAGATGGTATAGTTTATGTTATCGATCCTGGATTTGCTAAGCAAAAAGTTTATAATCCACGGGTACGGGTTGAATCTTTGTTGGTATCTCCAATATCCAAGGCTAGTGCACACCAGAGGTCAGGACGTGCTGGGAGAACCCAACCAGGGAAATGTTTTAGACTCTATACAGAGAAAAGCTTCCATAATGATCTTCAGCCACAAACCTATCCAGAAATATTGCGATCTAACCTAGCAAATACTGTTCTTACCTTGAAGAAGTTAGGAATAGATGATCTAGTCCATTTTGATTTTATGGACCCGCCTGCTCCGGAGACATTGATGCGGGCTTTAGAGGTGTTAAATTACTTGGGAGCATTGGATGATGATGGCAACTTGACCAAGCTTGGTGAAATCATGAGTGAGTTTCCCTTAGATCCTCAGATGGCAAAGATGCTTGTTGTCAGTCCTGAATTCAACTGTTCAAATGAAATTCTCTCAATTTCTGCCATGCTTTCAG TACCCAATTGCTTTGTCCGGCCTAGGGAGGCTCAAAAGGCTGCAGATGAAGCGAAAGCTCGGTTTGGGCACATCGATGGAGATCACCTTACGCTCCTGAATGTATACCATGCATACAAGCAAA ATGAGGACCCATCTTGGTGCTATGAAAATTTTGTCAACCATAGAGCGCTAAAGGCTGCTGATAATGTGAGACAACAGCTAGTACGCATCATGGCCAGATTCAATCTCAAGTTATGCAGCACAGATTTCAACAGCCGTGATTACTACATCAACATCAGAAAGGCAATGCTAGCAGGATACTTTATGCAGGTTGCTCACTTGGAGCGTACTGGTCATTATTTAACAGTCAAAGACAACCAG GTGGTTCACTTGCATCCTTCAAACTGTCTGGATCACAAGCCAGAGTGGGTCATCTATAATGAGTATGTCTTAACAAGCAGGAATTTTATTCGAACGGTTACAGACGTTCGTGGCGAATG GTTAGTTGACATAGCGCCCCACTACTACGATCTTGAAAACTTTCCACAATGCGAGGCCAAGCGGGTCCTCGACAAGCTTTATAAGAAAAGAAAGGGAGACAGGGAGGAGAACTGGAACAAAAAGTGA
- the LOC131154813 gene encoding long chain acyl-CoA synthetase 1, whose product MKNFAVQVEDGREGQDGKPSVGPVYRNLLAKHDFPPSDCDLNTAWDILRVSVSKYPENRMLGWREFIDGKPGPYRWKTYKEVYEDVLNVGSALRASGAEPGSRIGIYGSNCPQWIVAMEACGAHSLVCVPLYDTLGPRAVNFIIDHAEIDFVIAQDKKVKELLKPDCTSAQRLKSIISFTSFTEEEKNKAAHIGIKPFSWNEFLHLGKENPSEPLPPQPFNICTIMYTSGTSGDPKGVILTHENIATYVRGVDLFLDQFEDKMTVDDVYLSFLPLAHILDRMIEEYFFHNGASIGYYHGDINALREDLMELKPTFFAGVPRVFERIQEGIKAGVQELRPLRRRIFDILYKYKLGWMNLGFKQKNASPLADLLAFRKIKARLGGRVRLIVSGGAPLSIEVEEFLRVTCCAYVVQGYGLTETCGLSTLGFPDEMSLIGTVGAPSVYSELRLEEVPEMGYNPLGNPSRGEICVRGKTVFSGYHKNPELTRESIRDGWFHTGDIGEMLPNGVVKIIDRRKNLIKLSQGEYVALEYLEKVYGTSSIVEDIWVYGDSFKSMLVAVVVPHEDNTKIWADMNGHRGSFSELCLLKELQNHVLHELKSAAVRNKLSGFEHVKGVILEPRPFELDPDLVTPTMKKKREKMLKHFQADIDQLYKNLAGGKR is encoded by the exons ATGAAGAACTTTGCAGTTCAGGTCGAGGATGGAAGGGAAGGCCAAGATGGGAAGCCATCAGTTGGTCCTGTGTATCGAAATCTACTGGCCAAGCATGACTTCCCACCATCTGATTGTGATTTAAATACAGCTTGGGATATTTTAAG GGTATCTGTTAGCAAGTATCCTGAAAATAGAATGCTTGGATGGCGTGAATTTATTGATGGGAAG CCAGGGCCTTATCGGTGGAAAACATATAAAGAAGTTTATGAGGATGTTCTGAATGTTGGTTCTGCATTGCGGGCATCCGGTGCTGAACCT GGTTCCCGGATTGGAATCTATGGGTCAAATTGCCCTCAATGGATTGTAGCAATGGAG GCTTGTGGTGCCCACAGTTTAGTTTGTGTGCCCCTCTATGATACCCTTG GGCCACGAGCTGTGAATTTTATAATTGATCATGCAGAGATTGATTTCGTTATTGCCCAAGATAAGAAAGTAAAAGAA TTACTAAAACCTGATTGTACATCTGCTCAACGATTGAAAT CAATCATTTCCTTTACCTCATTCACAGAGGAAGAGAAGAACAAGGCAGCCCACATTGGAATAAAACCATTTTCATGGAATGAGTTCCTACATTTG GGAAAAGAAAATCCATCAGAGCCTCTGCCTCCCCAACCTTTTAACATATGTACAATAATGTACACGAGTGGCACCAGTGGAGATCCTAAAGGTGTTATCTTGACTCATGAAAACATTGCAACATATGTACGAGGAGTTGATCTATTCTTGGATCAGTTTGAAGACAAG ATGACTGTGGATGACGTGTATCTATCTTTCCTTCCTCTTGCTCATATTCTTGACCGCATGATTGAGGAGTATTTCTTCCATAATGGTGCTTCTATTGGCTACTATCACGGG GATATCAATGCATTGAGGGAAGATTTGATGGAGTTGAAGCCAACATTTTTTGCTGGTGTGCCTCGAGTTTTTGAAAGAATTCAAGAAG GTATAAAAGCAGGAGTACAAGAGCTCAGGCCATTGAGGAGGAGAATATTTGATATTCTTTACAAGTA CAAACTTGGCTGGATGAATTTAGGGTTTAAACAGAAAAATGCATCACCATTGGCAGATCTACTGGCTTTCAGAAAG ATCAAAGCTAGGTTAGGAGGTCGGGTTCGACTCATAGTATCTGGTGGTGCACCGTTGAGCATTGAAGTGGAAGAATTTTTGAGGGTTACTTGCTGTGCGTATGTAGTTCAAGGCTATG GGTTGACAGAAACATGTGGGCTGTCCACTCTTGGCTTTCCAGACGAAATGTCCTTGATTGGAACTGTTGGTGCTccatctgtatactctgagttgCGCCTGGAGGAGGTTCCAGAGATGGGATACAATCCACTCGGGAATCCTTCCCGAGGTGAAATATGTGTGAGGGGAAAAACAGTTTTTTCTGGGTACCACAAGAATCCCGAACTGACTAGGGAATCCATCAGAGATGGATGGTTTCATACAG gagACATAGGGGAGATGCTTCCAAATGGAGTTGTCAAGATTATCGATCGGAGGAAGAATCTTATAAAACTATCCCAAGGAGAGTATGTTGCACTTGAATATCTAGAAAAAGTTTATGGTACTAGCTCCATTGTTGAAGAC ATATGGGTCTATGGGGATAGTTTCAAGTCGATGCTGGTAGCAGTAGTTGTACCACATGAAGACAACACCAAAATTTGGGCAGATATGAATGGCCACAGAGGTTCCTTCTCTGAATTGTGTTTGCTTAAAGAGCTACAGAATCATGTCCTCCATGAGCTGAAGTCTGCAGCAGTGAGAAACAAG CTAAGTGGTTTTGAGCACGTCAAAGGAGTGATTCTTGAGCCCCGACCCTTTGAATTGGATCCAGACTTGGTGACCCCTAcaatgaagaagaaaagagagaagatgCTTAAACATTTTCAG GCAGATATTGATCAACTCTATAAAAATTTGGCGGGAGGCAAACGCTAG